One window of Bacillus sp. THAF10 genomic DNA carries:
- the scpB gene encoding SMC-Scp complex subunit ScpB, protein MDIINWTAIIESLLFAAGDEGLSLKQLSLVLEVDESVVLDILTELKKDYENSNRGITIIELAGAYQLTTKKEHALYLKRLVESPSTQTLSQAALETLAIVAYKQPITRTEVESIRGVKSERPLQTLSAKALIKEVGRAEGTGRAILYGTTKEFLDYFGLKDIKELPPLSDSLEDGDDEADLFFEKFQETFES, encoded by the coding sequence TTGGATATTATTAATTGGACAGCCATTATTGAAAGCCTGCTTTTTGCAGCAGGAGACGAAGGATTATCCCTTAAACAGCTCTCTCTTGTTCTGGAAGTAGATGAGTCTGTAGTCCTGGATATTCTTACTGAACTAAAAAAGGATTATGAAAATAGTAACAGGGGAATAACCATAATAGAACTAGCAGGAGCCTATCAACTGACAACGAAAAAAGAGCATGCGTTGTATTTAAAAAGGCTGGTGGAATCCCCAAGTACACAAACCTTATCACAAGCTGCTCTTGAAACGTTGGCGATAGTAGCCTATAAACAACCGATTACTAGAACAGAAGTGGAAAGTATTCGCGGGGTAAAAAGTGAACGGCCTCTGCAAACCTTATCTGCCAAAGCACTCATTAAAGAGGTTGGTCGGGCAGAAGGGACAGGAAGAGCAATCCTTTATGGAACAACTAAGGAATTTCTCGATTACTTTGGTTTAAAAGATATTAAAGAGCTTCCTCCTTTATCAGATTCTCTAGAAGATGGAGATGATGAGGCTGATTTG
- a CDS encoding segregation/condensation protein A: MIVQEYNVKIEAFEGPLDLLLHLINRLEIDIYDIPVSQITEQYLIYIHTMKELQLDVASEYLVMAATLIEIKSKMLLPKHEEMIEDDGEFGDYEEDPREELMKRLIEYRKYKEAADDLKELEEERSQLFTKAPSDLSGLMKEVAPEEIQLDVSLYDMLGALQKLMRRKKFQKPLQTRITRQEIPIERRMEELLSDLKMHRGRKHFYDLFPDSTREYIVVTFLAVLELLKKNHIQLDQENNFSDIYVSYKEGGDEELGYY, from the coding sequence ATGATCGTGCAGGAATATAATGTGAAAATTGAGGCCTTTGAAGGTCCATTGGATTTATTGTTACATTTGATTAATAGACTTGAAATTGACATATATGATATCCCAGTTTCTCAAATAACAGAGCAGTATTTAATCTATATACATACCATGAAAGAGCTTCAACTAGATGTAGCTAGTGAATATCTGGTTATGGCAGCAACGCTTATTGAAATTAAAAGTAAGATGCTGTTGCCAAAGCATGAAGAGATGATAGAAGATGACGGAGAGTTCGGAGATTATGAAGAGGATCCTAGAGAAGAATTGATGAAGCGGTTAATAGAGTATCGAAAATATAAAGAAGCAGCTGATGATTTGAAAGAGTTGGAAGAGGAGCGAAGTCAGCTGTTCACGAAGGCTCCAAGTGATTTGAGTGGACTTATGAAGGAGGTAGCTCCTGAGGAAATACAGCTAGATGTGTCTTTGTATGATATGCTAGGAGCCCTTCAAAAACTGATGCGCAGAAAAAAATTTCAAAAACCCCTTCAAACTAGGATAACAAGACAAGAAATACCGATTGAACGGAGAATGGAAGAGCTGCTATCTGATTTGAAAATGCATAGAGGCAGAAAACATTTCTATGACCTTTTTCCAGATTCAACAAGAGAATACATTGTCGTTACTTTTTTAGCTGTATTGGAACTGTTGAAAAAAAATCACATCCAACTTGATCAGGAAAATAATTTTTCAGATATCTATGTTAGCTACAAAGAGGGAGGAGATGAAGAGCTTGGATATTATTAA
- a CDS encoding DUF309 domain-containing protein — protein sequence MYPKAYLDYLYHFHCDRDYFECHEVLEEYWKEKAVEEREIHWVGLIQIAVGLYHHRRSNFNGAKKMLLNARAITKKTTGKLEALGLDSCKLINLLDERIKAIQQMKPYTSMNLPISSSELQISCERLATNKNFVWGTKSNLADESLIHRHSLRDRTDVIHERQRQLALKKNRNVE from the coding sequence ATGTACCCAAAAGCTTACCTTGATTATTTGTATCATTTTCATTGTGATCGGGATTACTTTGAATGCCATGAAGTACTTGAGGAATATTGGAAGGAAAAAGCGGTGGAGGAACGGGAAATCCATTGGGTTGGCCTTATACAAATTGCAGTGGGATTGTATCATCATCGAAGGAGCAATTTCAATGGTGCCAAGAAAATGCTGTTAAATGCTAGGGCAATCACCAAAAAAACAACAGGTAAGTTAGAGGCACTCGGGCTTGATAGCTGTAAACTTATTAATTTATTGGATGAAAGAATAAAAGCTATCCAACAAATGAAGCCTTATACGAGCATGAATCTGCCAATTTCGAGTTCCGAGCTTCAAATAAGCTGCGAGAGACTGGCAACTAACAAGAATTTCGTTTGGGGCACTAAGAGTAACCTTGCGGATGAAAGCTTGATTCACCGGCACTCTCTTCGTGACCGAACGGATGTCATTCATGAACGACAGCGACAATTAGCCTTGAAAAAAAACAGAAATGTGGAATAA
- a CDS encoding GNAT family N-acetyltransferase — translation MLIRYKKSLEKIAMGLMSFMPTEKDLKKLQQSMKDYEEKENWQLFFWKEEDIIGLIGIELESESFTIQHISVMPSHRGQGFGKKMVIALTETYPNKAVKTTQYTTAFIEKCDLDAEACQE, via the coding sequence ATGTTAATTCGTTATAAGAAGAGCTTGGAAAAAATTGCGATGGGCCTCATGTCTTTTATGCCAACGGAAAAAGATTTGAAGAAGCTACAGCAATCCATGAAAGACTACGAAGAGAAAGAAAACTGGCAGCTATTCTTCTGGAAGGAAGAGGACATTATTGGCCTGATTGGCATTGAACTGGAGTCTGAAAGCTTTACTATTCAGCATATTAGTGTAATGCCTTCACATCGAGGGCAGGGATTCGGTAAAAAAATGGTGATTGCTCTCACAGAAACCTATCCAAACAAAGCAGTAAAAACGACGCAATATACAACAGCGTTTATTGAAAAATGTGATTTAGATGCAGAAGCTTGTCAAGAATAA
- the ribE gene encoding 6,7-dimethyl-8-ribityllumazine synthase, translated as MAKIYEGNLVGTGLKVGIVVGRFNEFITGKLLGGAEDALRRHGVEEDNVEVAWVPGAFEIPLVAKRMADSGKYDAVITLGTVIRGSTPHFDYVCNEAAKGVSQASMTSGIPVIFGVLTTETIEQAIERAGTKAGNKGWEAAVAAIEMANLLREF; from the coding sequence ATGGCAAAGATTTATGAAGGAAATTTAGTTGGAACAGGACTGAAGGTAGGAATAGTAGTTGGGAGATTTAATGAATTTATTACAGGAAAGCTACTAGGTGGTGCAGAGGATGCTCTTAGACGACATGGAGTAGAGGAAGACAATGTAGAGGTTGCATGGGTACCTGGAGCATTTGAAATTCCACTTGTTGCAAAAAGAATGGCGGACTCTGGAAAATACGACGCAGTCATCACACTTGGTACTGTTATTCGTGGATCCACGCCTCACTTCGATTATGTATGTAATGAAGCTGCAAAAGGGGTTTCCCAAGCTTCCATGACTTCAGGCATTCCCGTTATCTTTGGTGTATTAACAACAGAAACGATTGAACAGGCAATTGAAAGAGCTGGAACAAAGGCAGGAAATAAGGGTTGGGAAGCTGCTGTGGCTGCAATAGAAATGGCAAACCTTTTGCGTGAATTTTAA
- a CDS encoding bifunctional 3,4-dihydroxy-2-butanone-4-phosphate synthase/GTP cyclohydrolase II, which translates to MFNTIEEALSELRQGNVIIVCDDEDRENEGDFVALAEKATPEVVNFMATHGRGLICVPVQEETADRLELVPMVNHNTDSHGTAFTVSIDHISTTTGISAFERSKTILELLSSTAKAGDFKRPGHIFPLVAKKGGVLRRAGHTEAAVDLAQMSGSFPAGVICEIMNEDGSMARVPELCKIAEKFDLKMITIKDLIQYRNRKDKLVQREVEIKLPTEFGEFRAFGYSNVVDGKEHIALVKGEITADTPTIVRVHSECLTGDVFGSNRCDCGPQLHAALAQIEKAGSGVLLYMRQEGRGIGLLNKMRAYKLQEEGFDTVEANEKLGFGPDLRDYGIGAQILRDLGISKMKLLTNNPRKITGLKGYDLEVVDRIPLQMPTKEANEHYLKTKSTKLGHMLHF; encoded by the coding sequence ATTTTTAATACAATTGAGGAAGCTTTATCTGAATTAAGGCAGGGAAACGTAATCATTGTATGTGATGATGAAGACAGAGAAAATGAAGGGGATTTTGTTGCACTGGCTGAAAAGGCAACACCAGAAGTGGTGAATTTTATGGCAACACATGGCAGAGGGTTAATTTGTGTTCCTGTTCAGGAAGAGACTGCTGATAGGCTGGAACTAGTGCCGATGGTAAATCACAATACAGACTCTCATGGTACAGCTTTTACTGTAAGTATCGATCACATCTCTACGACGACTGGTATCTCCGCCTTTGAACGATCTAAGACCATCCTCGAGCTATTATCATCAACTGCAAAGGCTGGGGATTTTAAGCGTCCTGGACATATTTTTCCTCTAGTAGCGAAAAAAGGTGGAGTCCTTCGCAGAGCTGGACATACAGAGGCTGCAGTAGATCTTGCACAAATGAGTGGCTCTTTCCCTGCTGGAGTAATCTGTGAAATTATGAACGAAGATGGTTCGATGGCAAGAGTACCTGAGCTATGCAAAATTGCCGAAAAGTTTGACCTAAAGATGATTACGATTAAAGACCTTATTCAGTATCGAAACAGAAAAGATAAGCTTGTACAAAGAGAAGTGGAAATCAAGCTGCCGACTGAGTTTGGAGAATTTAGAGCATTTGGGTATTCGAATGTTGTTGATGGTAAGGAGCATATTGCTTTGGTGAAAGGGGAAATCACAGCTGACACTCCAACCATTGTTCGGGTCCATTCTGAATGTTTAACAGGCGATGTTTTCGGTTCGAATCGCTGTGATTGTGGTCCGCAGCTTCATGCAGCGCTTGCGCAGATTGAAAAGGCTGGAAGTGGCGTTCTTCTTTATATGAGGCAGGAAGGACGGGGCATTGGCTTGTTAAACAAAATGCGGGCATACAAGCTGCAGGAAGAAGGCTTTGATACAGTGGAGGCGAATGAGAAGCTAGGCTTTGGGCCAGACCTAAGAGATTATGGAATTGGGGCACAAATTTTGCGGGACCTTGGAATCTCAAAAATGAAGCTGTTAACCAATAACCCGCGTAAAATCACGGGGTTAAAAGGCTATGACCTTGAAGTGGTGGACAGAATTCCACTGCAAATGCCTACCAAAGAAGCAAATGAGCATTACTTAAAAACAAAAAGTACGAAGCTTGGACATATGCTTCACTTTTAA
- the ribE gene encoding riboflavin synthase, which produces MFTGIIEEIGTIKQIIRGDQAIILEVEAKKILEDVKLGDSIAVNGVCLTVTSFTVSKFTVDVMPETVKATSLAFLKTGSNVNLERAMLANGRFGGHFVSGHVDGTGKIIDKKHVSNAVYYTIAVDENLTRYLMYKGSVTVDGTSLTIFGSADDSFTISLIPHTLNETILGEKGKGDIVNLEVDMLAKYMDHLLKQQNNTPAKKSGLTSSFLEEHGYK; this is translated from the coding sequence ATGTTTACTGGAATTATAGAAGAAATAGGAACTATTAAACAGATTATCCGCGGGGACCAAGCGATCATCCTGGAAGTGGAGGCAAAAAAAATACTGGAAGATGTAAAGCTTGGCGATAGCATTGCTGTTAACGGAGTGTGCTTAACGGTAACTTCATTCACCGTTAGCAAGTTTACGGTCGATGTGATGCCAGAAACAGTGAAAGCAACGTCACTAGCTTTCCTAAAAACTGGAAGTAACGTGAATCTAGAGAGAGCTATGCTTGCTAACGGAAGATTTGGGGGCCATTTTGTTAGTGGTCATGTAGATGGAACTGGCAAAATCATAGATAAAAAGCATGTTTCGAATGCGGTTTATTACACAATAGCTGTAGACGAAAACTTAACCAGATATCTAATGTATAAGGGATCGGTGACGGTAGACGGTACAAGTCTGACTATTTTTGGTTCAGCTGATGATTCATTTACCATTTCTCTCATACCTCACACCTTAAATGAAACCATTTTAGGTGAAAAAGGGAAAGGCGATATAGTTAATTTAGAAGTAGATATGTTGGCAAAATATATGGATCATTTGTTAAAACAGCAAAATAACACACCAGCTAAAAAGTCTGGTTTAACCTCGTCATTTTTAGAAGAGCACGGATACAAATAA
- the ribD gene encoding bifunctional diaminohydroxyphosphoribosylaminopyrimidine deaminase/5-amino-6-(5-phosphoribosylamino)uracil reductase RibD produces MNDQYYMDFAIDLAKRVSGQTSPNPVVGAVIVKHGEIVGFGAHLKAGEAHAEVQAIKMAGLEKTSGATVYVTLEPCSHFGKTPPCSNLLIESRVKRVVIASVDPNPLVAGEGIKKLQDAGIETVVGVCQEKALALNEVFFHYIKTNTPFVTLKTAASLDGKTATYSGESKWITGPDARLDVHHYRHKHDAILVGVETVIKDNPSLTTRLPSGGKNPIRVILDTSLRIPIHSNVLTDGQADTWIITGCNPDNEKLKVLKEHNSVQIHSLPTETINVNEMLNLLGELGVTSLFVEGGATVNGSFLKANAMNQVITYLAPKLIGGKEAPTMIAGKGFETMSEVLNLEVKEFSKIGEDLKIVSVPKKGEE; encoded by the coding sequence TTGAATGATCAGTACTATATGGACTTCGCAATTGACCTTGCAAAGCGGGTAAGTGGGCAAACCTCGCCCAATCCAGTTGTTGGTGCGGTAATAGTAAAACATGGGGAGATCGTTGGTTTTGGTGCTCATTTGAAAGCAGGAGAAGCGCATGCTGAGGTGCAGGCGATAAAAATGGCTGGATTAGAAAAAACCTCAGGTGCTACAGTATATGTCACGCTCGAGCCATGCAGCCATTTTGGCAAAACTCCACCATGCTCCAATCTTTTAATAGAGTCGAGAGTAAAACGCGTGGTGATTGCTTCGGTTGACCCGAATCCACTTGTCGCAGGAGAGGGGATTAAAAAGCTTCAGGATGCTGGTATTGAGACAGTAGTGGGAGTTTGTCAGGAAAAGGCGTTGGCCTTAAATGAGGTGTTTTTTCATTACATAAAAACAAACACACCCTTTGTTACATTAAAAACAGCAGCAAGCCTCGATGGAAAAACTGCCACTTATTCTGGTGAAAGCAAGTGGATAACTGGACCTGATGCTAGACTTGATGTTCATCATTACCGCCATAAGCATGATGCAATCCTTGTTGGAGTCGAGACTGTAATAAAAGACAACCCAAGTCTGACTACAAGACTGCCAAGCGGTGGGAAAAATCCAATAAGGGTTATCCTTGATACAAGTCTTAGAATTCCTATCCACTCAAATGTGCTAACAGATGGGCAAGCTGATACTTGGATCATTACAGGATGTAATCCAGACAATGAAAAATTAAAAGTATTAAAGGAACATAACAGCGTCCAAATTCACTCGTTGCCAACGGAAACAATTAATGTAAACGAGATGCTCAACTTGCTTGGAGAGCTAGGTGTAACATCATTGTTTGTAGAAGGTGGGGCAACAGTGAATGGAAGCTTTCTGAAAGCGAATGCTATGAATCAAGTTATCACGTATCTTGCTCCAAAGCTTATCGGTGGAAAGGAAGCACCAACTATGATTGCTGGTAAGGGCTTTGAAACTATGTCTGAGGTGTTAAACCTAGAGGTGAAAGAATTTTCTAAAATTGGTGAGGACTTAAAAATCGTTTCCGTCCCAAAAAAAGGGGAGGAGTAA
- a CDS encoding peptidylprolyl isomerase, which translates to MAKTGYILMQNGEKIEFELYPNEAPNTVANFEKLANEGFYNGVTFHRVIPGFVSQGGDPTGTGAGGSGTTIKCETEGNPRKHEAGAFSMAHAGKDTGSSQFFIVHQPQPHLDGVHTVFGKVTSGLETARNMKNGDTMEKVEVMDA; encoded by the coding sequence ATGGCAAAAACAGGTTACATACTAATGCAAAATGGCGAAAAAATTGAATTCGAATTATACCCAAATGAAGCGCCAAACACAGTGGCAAACTTTGAGAAACTAGCAAACGAAGGCTTCTACAACGGTGTAACTTTTCACCGTGTAATCCCTGGCTTTGTAAGTCAAGGTGGAGACCCAACTGGTACAGGTGCTGGCGGAAGCGGCACAACTATTAAGTGTGAAACAGAAGGAAACCCTCGTAAGCACGAAGCTGGAGCATTTTCAATGGCACATGCAGGTAAAGACACTGGTTCAAGCCAATTCTTTATTGTGCATCAGCCACAGCCACACTTAGATGGTGTTCACACTGTTTTTGGAAAAGTGACTTCTGGTCTTGAAACAGCTAGAAACATGAAAAACGGAGACACGATGGAAAAAGTGGAAGTAATGGATGCTTAA
- a CDS encoding transposase, whose translation MSKRNGPMEDVKKQYVRMALESGNTAFIARKTGVSSSTLGNWIRQYRDEIEAEMEKDGVRPLSESTSTQELQKKYDHAMKLLGEKELEVAMLRQMVKKNLPTFRNK comes from the coding sequence ATGAGTAAACGTAATGGACCGATGGAAGATGTAAAAAAGCAATATGTGAGAATGGCACTTGAATCTGGGAATACTGCTTTTATCGCTAGGAAAACTGGAGTGAGCAGTTCTACTCTAGGTAATTGGATAAGACAGTATCGCGATGAAATAGAAGCAGAGATGGAAAAAGACGGTGTTAGGCCACTTTCAGAGTCTACTTCTACTCAAGAACTTCAAAAGAAGTATGACCATGCCATGAAACTTTTAGGTGAAAAAGAACTAGAGGTAGCGATGCTTCGCCAAATGGTAAAAAAAAACTTACCAACCTTTCGGAACAAATAA
- a CDS encoding IS3 family transposase has protein sequence MDEGFPASRVLKYASITRSTYYYRLANPPKAKVPTGGRPIPGYSLNRKTKKKVKDTSIKVYLMQLIEGEEEIYGYRKLTKALRRKHHLIINKKKVYRLCKELDILMPQREKKQKHLRRLAKNRKITGPNQLWQVDIKYGYVMNSRRFFYLVSAIDVFDRKIVGYYLGKTCEATKVTKMLMKAMMKRGVKMTSAEEVGQGESRLIIRSDNGPQFISNHFQQFSEDKFEHERIPPKSPNMNAYIESFHSVLERECYQKNEFITFDHAFNTVDAYIEFYNNRRYHGSLNDYSPSEYYAKWLAKSMDPVELTM, from the coding sequence ATTGACGAGGGATTCCCTGCCAGCCGTGTATTAAAGTATGCTTCCATTACTCGTTCTACTTATTATTACCGTTTGGCCAATCCACCAAAAGCTAAGGTTCCTACAGGGGGAAGACCTATACCTGGCTATTCCCTGAACAGAAAGACGAAAAAGAAAGTAAAAGATACGTCAATCAAAGTGTATCTCATGCAGCTTATCGAAGGGGAAGAAGAGATATACGGATATAGGAAGTTAACAAAAGCTTTAAGAAGAAAACATCATCTCATTATCAACAAAAAGAAAGTGTATCGTCTATGTAAAGAGCTTGATATCTTGATGCCTCAAAGGGAAAAGAAGCAGAAACACCTACGCAGACTCGCAAAGAATCGTAAGATTACAGGTCCTAATCAGTTGTGGCAAGTAGATATTAAATATGGATATGTGATGAATTCTCGCCGTTTTTTCTATCTTGTGAGCGCAATAGATGTGTTTGATCGAAAGATTGTGGGGTACTATCTTGGGAAGACGTGTGAAGCGACTAAAGTTACCAAGATGTTGATGAAAGCTATGATGAAACGTGGTGTCAAAATGACATCAGCTGAAGAAGTTGGACAAGGGGAAAGTAGACTCATTATTCGTTCAGATAATGGCCCTCAGTTTATCAGCAACCATTTCCAACAGTTTAGTGAGGATAAATTCGAACACGAACGAATTCCACCAAAATCACCAAATATGAACGCTTATATAGAGTCTTTTCATAGTGTGCTTGAAAGAGAATGTTATCAGAAAAACGAATTTATAACTTTTGATCATGCGTTTAATACTGTGGATGCTTATATTGAATTTTATAATAATAGAAGGTATCACGGCAGTTTAAACGACTACAGTCCAAGTGAGTATTATGCCAAATGGTTGGCAAAATCCATGGATCCAGTAGAGCTAACGATGTAA
- the lysA gene encoding diaminopimelate decarboxylase encodes MFFHGTSRVNTKGHLEIGGVDTVELAKQYGTPLYIYDIALFRERARDFQKTFKNLGVKAQVAYASKAFSSVAMFQLVKEEGLSLDVVSGGELYTALVADFPAERIHFHGNNKSLEELEMAVKNKIGCVVVDNFLELSMLQDVCEEFGYVMPILLRVTPGINAHTHDYILTGQEDSKFGFDLQSGQASEAMKLAMTASHLDLLGIHCHIGSQIFETTGFKLAAGKLFDTLKGWKETDGFEARVVNLGGGFGIRYTEEDNPLPATVYVEEIISDVQDFVTEHELKMPEIWIEPGRSLVGDAGTTIYSVGSKKEIPNVRHYLAVDGGMTDNIRPALYQAKYEAVLANRVHDKADDTVSIAGKCCESGDMLIWDLPLPKANHEDFLAVFCTGAYGYAMANNYNRITRPAVVFVEDGEEQLVIRRETFEDLVRLDIPYESKSKVGK; translated from the coding sequence ATGTTTTTTCATGGAACAAGCAGAGTAAATACTAAAGGACATCTGGAAATTGGGGGAGTGGATACTGTAGAGCTTGCTAAGCAATATGGGACACCACTCTACATTTATGACATTGCACTTTTTCGAGAGCGGGCAAGAGATTTTCAAAAAACTTTCAAGAATCTTGGCGTGAAAGCTCAAGTTGCATATGCGAGCAAAGCGTTTTCATCTGTAGCTATGTTTCAGCTTGTAAAAGAGGAAGGATTATCGCTTGATGTTGTGTCTGGTGGAGAGCTATACACAGCACTAGTAGCTGATTTTCCAGCAGAGCGAATTCATTTTCATGGAAACAACAAGAGTTTGGAAGAGCTAGAAATGGCCGTGAAAAATAAAATTGGTTGTGTGGTAGTGGACAACTTCTTAGAGCTGTCCATGCTGCAGGACGTTTGTGAAGAGTTTGGCTATGTGATGCCAATTTTGCTTCGTGTTACCCCGGGGATAAATGCGCATACTCATGATTATATTTTAACAGGCCAAGAGGATTCTAAATTTGGATTCGACCTACAAAGTGGTCAAGCTAGTGAAGCGATGAAACTTGCAATGACTGCCTCCCATTTAGATCTTTTAGGTATTCATTGCCATATCGGATCGCAAATCTTTGAAACCACTGGATTTAAGCTTGCAGCAGGGAAGCTTTTTGACACCTTAAAAGGGTGGAAGGAAACAGATGGCTTTGAAGCAAGAGTAGTAAACCTTGGTGGTGGATTTGGCATTCGTTATACAGAGGAAGACAACCCTCTTCCAGCTACTGTGTATGTAGAAGAGATAATTTCAGATGTGCAGGATTTTGTTACGGAGCATGAATTGAAGATGCCGGAAATTTGGATTGAGCCAGGGCGCTCCTTAGTCGGAGATGCCGGCACAACAATTTATTCTGTCGGCTCTAAAAAAGAAATACCCAATGTTCGTCACTACTTAGCGGTAGATGGTGGAATGACCGATAATATCCGACCGGCACTTTATCAAGCAAAATACGAGGCTGTGTTAGCAAATCGTGTGCACGATAAGGCTGATGATACCGTCTCTATCGCAGGAAAGTGCTGTGAATCAGGAGATATGCTTATTTGGGATCTCCCATTGCCTAAAGCAAATCATGAGGATTTCTTGGCAGTATTTTGTACAGGAGCATACGGATATGCGATGGCCAATAACTATAACCGAATCACAAGACCAGCAGTTGTGTTTGTAGAGGACGGGGAGGAACAATTGGTTATTCGCAGAGAGACTTTTGAAGACTTGGTGCGATTAGATATTCCTTATGAGAGTAAGAGTAAAGTTGGTAAATAA
- a CDS encoding spore germination protein, whose protein sequence is MSHNGMEKTPISPKLTNNEKFFKDHVGLDVSFDLGVRKITILSRELNIYYVNGLCDTMYIIELMEELLHINDVERKTYKVKEIVQNRLVNQQVQSVEYLDEVVDQVLSGLIVILLEGEDSGFVIDTRSYPGRNPEEPDTEKVVRGARDGYVENIIVNTALTRRRIRDERLRYEIFQVGERSKTDICLAYIKDVADPDLVDVVRKEAKNISIDGLTMADKTVEEFIVKQGLNPYPLVRYTERPDIAATHLLEGHVIIMVDTSPSVIITPTTFFHHIQHVEEYRQSPAVGTFVRWVRFCGILASLFLLPLWFLMILEPSLLPEQIAFIGPNEESNIPVVFQIFLADIGIEFLRLAAIHTPTALSTAMGLIAAVLIGQIAIDVGLFVPEVILYVSVAAIGSFTTPSYELSVANKIVRLLLLVSVALFKVPGLVIGVTVYILFLAGTRSLNTPYLWPFIPFSPKALFMILIRRSTPGAKLRPSIVHPRNRFRQPQ, encoded by the coding sequence ATGTCTCACAATGGAATGGAAAAAACGCCGATATCACCGAAATTGACGAATAACGAAAAATTCTTTAAAGACCATGTTGGCCTTGATGTAAGCTTTGACCTTGGAGTTCGTAAAATTACCATTCTCAGTAGAGAGCTGAACATTTACTATGTGAATGGACTTTGCGACACGATGTACATTATTGAGCTGATGGAAGAGCTTTTGCACATAAATGATGTGGAACGAAAAACCTATAAGGTGAAGGAAATTGTTCAAAATCGTCTAGTGAATCAGCAGGTTCAATCCGTTGAATACTTGGATGAAGTAGTAGATCAGGTTTTAAGTGGCTTGATTGTTATCCTTCTTGAGGGAGAGGATAGTGGTTTTGTAATAGACACTCGTTCCTATCCTGGCAGAAACCCTGAGGAGCCTGATACAGAAAAAGTAGTCCGTGGGGCGCGCGATGGGTATGTTGAAAACATCATTGTGAACACAGCTCTTACTCGACGGAGAATTAGGGATGAACGTCTCCGTTATGAAATTTTTCAAGTTGGTGAGCGTTCTAAAACAGATATCTGTTTAGCATACATAAAGGATGTTGCAGATCCTGATCTTGTAGATGTTGTCCGAAAAGAAGCCAAGAACATTTCCATTGATGGTTTGACGATGGCTGATAAAACCGTGGAAGAGTTTATTGTAAAGCAAGGGCTTAATCCTTATCCGCTTGTAAGATATACAGAACGACCAGATATTGCTGCTACCCATTTACTAGAAGGTCATGTCATTATCATGGTCGATACCTCACCAAGTGTCATTATCACTCCCACCACATTTTTTCATCATATTCAGCATGTGGAGGAGTACAGACAGTCTCCGGCAGTTGGAACTTTCGTCCGTTGGGTACGTTTTTGTGGAATACTCGCTTCCTTGTTTCTCTTGCCGTTATGGTTTTTGATGATTTTAGAACCAAGTCTCCTTCCAGAACAGATCGCCTTTATTGGACCAAATGAAGAGTCCAACATTCCAGTTGTCTTTCAAATTTTCTTAGCGGACATAGGAATAGAATTTTTACGACTAGCTGCCATTCATACTCCAACAGCCCTTTCTACCGCTATGGGCTTGATCGCGGCAGTTTTAATCGGACAAATTGCCATTGATGTGGGCTTGTTTGTTCCAGAAGTGATTCTTTATGTTTCTGTTGCAGCCATAGGTTCTTTTACCACTCCAAGTTATGAGCTGAGTGTGGCAAATAAAATAGTCCGGCTTCTACTCCTAGTATCAGTTGCGTTATTTAAGGTTCCAGGACTAGTGATTGGAGTGACTGTCTACATTTTATTTTTAGCTGGTACGAGGTCGTTAAACACACCATATTTATGGCCATTCATTCCATTTAGTCCCAAAGCATTATTTATGATATTAATCAGGAGAAGTACTCCTGGAGCGAAATTGCGACCAAGCATTGTACACCCAAGGAATAGATTCCGTCAGCCACAATAA